From the Halichoerus grypus chromosome 3, mHalGry1.hap1.1, whole genome shotgun sequence genome, one window contains:
- the TRIM35 gene encoding E3 ubiquitin-protein ligase TRIM35: MELGPAASPGLSRSFKEELLCAVCYDPFRDAVTLRCGHNFCRGCVTRCWEVQVAPTCPVCKDRAALADLRTNHTLNNLVEKLLREEAEGARWTGHRSPRLCRPHRGQFSLFCLDDKELLCCLCQADPRHQGHRVQPVKDTAHDFRAKCRNMEHALREKAKAFWAMRRSYEAIAKHNQVEAAWLEGRIRQEFDKLREFLRVEEQAILDTMAEEARQKQRLVEEKMKQLAEDTEALAHEIERLQVEMKEDDVSFLMKHKSRKRRLFCTMEPEPVQPGMLIDICKYLDSLQYHIWRKMVTSVESVPFSFDPNTAAGWLSVSDDLTSVTNHGYRVQVENPERFSSAPCLLGSRVFSQGSHTWEVDLGGLPSWRVGVVRLRQDAGAEGHSHSCYHDTRSGFWYVCRTQGVDGDHCVTSDPATSPLVPAIPRRLRVELECEEGELSFYDAENHCHLYTFHARFGEVRPYFYLGGARGDGPPEPLRICPLRITVKEELDG; the protein is encoded by the exons CGCGGGTGCGTGACCCGCTGCTGGGAGGTGCAGGTGGCGCCCACCTGCCCGGTGTGCAAGGACCGCGCGGCCCTCGCCGACCTGCGCACCAACCACACCCTCAACAACCTGGTGGAGAAGCTGCTGCGCGAGGAGGCCGAGGGCGCGCGCTGGACGGGCCACCGCTCCCCGCGCCTCTGCCGCCCTCACCGCGGCCAGTTCAGCCTCTTCTGCCTCGACGATAAGGAGCTGCTGTGCTGCTTGTGCCAGGCCGACCCCCGGCACCAGGGGCACCGCGTGCAGCCAGTGAAAGACACTGCCCACGACTTTCGG GCCAAGTGCAGGAACATGGAGCACGCGCTGCGGGAGAAAGCCAAGGCCTTCTGGGCCATGAGGCGATCCTACGAGGCCATTGCCAAGCACAATCAG GTGGAGGCTGCCTGGCTGGAAGGGCGAATCCGGCAGGAGTTCGACAAGCTTCGCGAATTCCTGCGCGTGGAGGAGCAAGCCATCCTGGACACCATGGCGGAGGAGGCGAGGCAGAAGCAGCGTCTGGTGGAGGAGAAGATGAAGCAGCTGGCGGAAGACACCGAAGCCCTGGCCCATGAGATTGAGCGGCTGCAGGTGGAGATGAAGGAGGATGATGTTTCTTTTCTCATG aaacaCAAAAGCCGAAAACGCCG CCTCTTCTGCACCATGGAGCCAGAACCGGTCCAGCCCGGCATGCTCATCGACATATGCAAATATCTGGACTCCCTGCAGTACCACATCTGGCGGAAGATGGTCACGTCTGTCGAATCCG TGCCCTTCAGCTTCGATCCCAACACCGCGGCCGGCTGGCTCTCTGTGTCCGATGACCTCACCAGCGTCACCAACCACGGCTACCGAGTGCAGGTGGAGAACCCGGAGCGCTTCTCCTCGGCGCCCTGCCTGCTGGGCTCCCGCGTCTTCTCCCAGGGCTCCCACACCTGGGAGGTGGACCTGGGGGGGCTGCCGAGCTGGCGGGTGGGTGTGGTGCGGCTGCGCCAGGACGCCGGCGCCGAGGGCCACTCGCACAGCTGCTACCACGACACCCGCTCTGGCTTCTGGTACGTGTGCCGCACGCAGGGGGTGGACGGGGACCACTGCGTGACCTCGGACCCGGCCACGTCACCTCTGGTCCCAGCCATCCCTCGCCGCCTGCGCGTGGAGCTGGAGTGTGAGGAGGGCGAGCTGTCCTTCTACGACGCGGAGAACCACTGCCACCTGTACACCTTCCACGCCCGCTTCGGGGAGGTGCGGCCCTACTTCTACCTGGGGGGCGCGCGGGGGGACGGGCCCCCTGAGCCTTTGCGCATCTGCCCCCTGCGCATCACTGTCAAGGAGGAGCTGGATGGCTGA